In Oncorhynchus nerka isolate Pitt River linkage group LG21, Oner_Uvic_2.0, whole genome shotgun sequence, the genomic window GGCTGAACAGCCAAACTAACGGGACTCAAGGGAAAATGAAGGGAGTGTGATGGAAATCTAGGTAGAAAGGAGGGGACGGGGTGGCcttttttaaacacacacacacacacactaacctcaTGCGATAATGGAGTGTCAGGCTTGTCTGCTCTTCTGGGTTGAAGAAATGGTTGGGACTGTACCAGCAGTGGGATTCAGGGTCATACAGGGAAAAGAGGACATGGCACAGTGGAGTGATACCTAGGGGGACAGATATATAGTTTAAGTACACCTTGGATACACCCTTTCaatgacatacagtgcattcggaaagtacacagaccccttcactttttccacattttgttacggtacagccttattctaaagtggattacatttttaaaatgtcatcaatctacacataaaaccccataatgacaaagtgaaaatagttttttaaacatttttgcaaatgtaaaaagaaaaaaaacaaataccttatttacataagaattcagaccatttgttatgagactcgaaattgagctcaggtgcatcctgtttccatggatcatcttTGATCAATTTTATACAAcgtgattagagtccacctgtggtaaattcaattgattggacatgatttggaaatgcacacacctgcCTATACAAGGtcgcacagttgacagtgcacgtcagagcaaaaaaccaagccatgaggtcaaaggaattgtacatagagctctgagacaggattgtgtcgaggcacagatctggggaagggtaccaaaacatttctgcagctttgaaggtccccaagaacacagtggcctccatcattcttaaatggaagaagtttggaaacaggACTCTAggagtcttcctagagctggctgcccagccaaactgagcaatcgggggagtagggcattggtcagggaggtgaccaagaacccgatggtcactctgacagagctctagagttcctctgtggagatgggagaaacttccagaaggacaactctctctgcagcaatccatcaatcaggcctttgtggtagagtggccagatggaagccactcctcagtagaaggcacatgaaatcctgcttggagtttgccaaaagacacctaaagactctcagacaatgagaaaccagatcctctggtctgatgaaaccaagattgaactctttggcctgaatgccaaacatcacgtttggaagaaacctggcaccctccctacggtgaagcatggtggtggcagcattatgctgtagggatgttcttcagcagtagggactgggagactagtcaggatcaagggaaagatgaacagagcaaagtacattgttgatgaaaacctgctccagagcactcaggacctcagactggggcgaaggttcaccttccaacaggacaacgactaagcacacagccaagacaatgcaagagtaacttcggaacaagtctctgaatgtcccgattgaacatctctggagagacttgaaaatagctgttgagcgacgctccccatccaacctgacagagcttgagaggatctacagagaagaatgggagaaactcccctgatactggtgtgccaagcttgtagcatcatacccaagaagaccgaggctgtaattgctgccaaaggtgcttcaacaccgtactgagtaaagggtctgaatacttatgtaaatgtgatatttcagttgttttttttatacatttacaagcatttctaaaaacctgtttttgcttaatcattatggggtagtgtgtgtagatttatgaagaaaataaacaatttaatccattttagaataaggctataacgtaacaaaatgtggaaatagggaaggggtctgaatactttccaaatgcactgtaaaacCCAGATGCCTGGAGTCATCAACTCAAACACACCCTTACGTGCCAGGCTGCCAATGTCCTCAAACAACAGAACACCCCACAGCTAACCTGAATGCCCTAAATTATTGCTCAATACTCAAACAAaatattgtttctgtttcattaaaACAATACATGGCACTTGTTCTTACCCACAGTCTGTGCTGCAGAGATTGAAAGCTCCTCGGCTGTCACTTTACCCTCTGTGTGGGTCAGATAGCGCTCCCCTCCCTTGGTCCAAAACAGATAGACATGGACGCCTGGTCCCTGAGGAGGCTCACACTGGCCTGTGGATGACCCTGTCCTGGTACTCTTGGAGCGGCCACTTCGAGACATTATGGACCAGGTTGAGTCACTACACCTGTCACAGGGAGGAAGTAAGAGAAAAGTATTTCCCTGTAATCAATTACATAGTAACAAATCCAGATAACAATTAATTAAGGACATGCGTTTTATACTTTATACGTGGGTTTTTGTTAATATCAACGACAAATATCAACGACAAAAATATACTCAAATACAATGTAAGCCTTATTGTAGCAAGTAATCACATCTGGATCAAATAGATTTGTTACCATGTAATTGTCCAGCATTATTACCATGTTCTGAGAACTCGCGATATGATCCAATATTTTCTAGTAAGGCCTTCCGGGTATTGCGCATGAATATCAGTAAAGACGAACATTTAACGATAACATGACACGAAAATCCGGATTTAATTTATCCAATGTTCCtacattttcaaatatatatTCTCACCAATACATTAATCACTTCGTCATCGACCTGATTGCTCATGGAGATGGTGGAATATAGCCTACTGTGTACTGTAAACAATTGTAAACCAGAGGCATAAAGCCCACTTCCTATAATACTGATATAGTATGCTTTATCCGCCAATGCTGGAATAAACCCGGGTATTTGTAAATTGTATTGCACATTTGTCAAACTACAGGTTTCTTACCATTTAGTTGCGTCCCTAAAACGTGTAGTTAGAAAATCCAATGCAGGTTGAACCGAAGTCCACTCTTATGATTTCCTAAAGCGTGTTTCCCCTACTCCTACGCATTCCCGTGAAGCGCACAGATAGAGAAGTCAGCTACAAGACGAAAACACCGAAAGACACTTTTGGCCACTCCCCTTGAACCAGCTGTACTACAGTAGGCTTGTGGGATagctcaaatcaaatcgtatttgcgTCGATtacaacagttgtagaccttaTTGTgagatgcttacttacaagcccttaaccaacattgcagttcaagaaatacactaccgttcaaaagtttggggtcacttatgcATTtatttgttttccatgaaaacatacatgaaatgagttgcaaaattaataggaaaaatagtcaagacgttgacaaagttataaataattatttttaattgaaataataattgtgtccttcaaacggCTTTCATCAAAGAATTCTCCATCTGCAGCAATTACCGCTTTGCAGACGTTTGGCAttctagttgaggtaatctgtttgttgagataatctgaagagatttcaccccatgcttcctgaaccATCTCCCACAAATTgaattggcttgatgggcacttcctACAGTATCATATGGCCAAACTGcacccacaacagctcaatagggttgagatccggtgactgctgGCCACTCCTTATAGACAAAATACCaactgactgcttcttccctaaatagttattgcatagtttggagctgtgctttgggtcattgtcctgttgtatgaggaaattggctccaattaagcgccatCCACAGGGtggcacccccagaccatcacattgccaccaccatgcttaacaGATGTCAAGCTCTTCTCCagaatcttttcattttttctgcatctcacaaatgttcttctttgtgatccgaacacctcaaacttagatttgtctgtccatcacctttttccaatcttcctctgtccagtgtctgtgttcttttacccATCTTAATCTTATATATTTTTTGgctagtctgagatatggctttttcgttgcatctctgcctagaaggccagcatcccggagtcgcgtCTTCACAGTTGACgttaagactggtgttttgcgggtactatttaatgaagctgccagttgaggacttgtgaggcatctgtttctctaaccagactctaatgtacttgtcctcttgctcagttgtgcactggggcctcccactctattctggttagagtcagtttgcgctgttctgtgaagggggtagtacacagcgttgtacgagattttcaggttcttggcaatttctcgcatggaatagccttaatttctcagaacaagaatagactgaccagTTCCAGaataaagttatttgtttctggccattttgagcctataatcTAACCtataaatgctgatgctccagatactcaactagtctaaagaaggcccgttgtattgcttctttaatcaggacaaccgttttcagctgtgctaacataattgcaaaagggttttctaatgatcaattaactgTTTAAAAAATTAtgcacttggattagctaacacaacgtgccattggaacagagGAGGGgtgtttgctgataatgggcctctgtacgcctatgtaaactcagcaaaaaaagaaacggccctttttcaggaccctgtctttcaaagataattagtaaaaatccaaataactacacagatattcattgtaaagggtgtaaacactgtttcccatgcttgttcaatgaaccataaacaattaatgaacatgcacctgtggaacggtcgttaatgACACTAACAGCGTACAGAcggtaggaaattaaggtcacagttatgaaaacttaggacactaaatatgcctttctactgactctgaaaaacaccaaaagaaagatgcccagggtccctgctcatctgcatgaacgtgccttaggcatgctgcaaggagggatgatgactgcagatgtggccagggcaataaattgcaatgtcagtaccttgagacgcctaagacagcgctacatggagacaggacggacagctgatcgtcctcgcagtggcagaacacgtgaaacaacacctgcacaggatcggtacatctgaacatcacatctgcgggacaggtacaggatggcaacaacaactgcccgagttacaccaggaacgcgcaatccctccatcagtgctcagactgtccgcaataggctgagagaggctggactgagggcttgtaggcctgttgtaaggcaggtcctcaccagacatcaccggcaacgtcacctatgggcacaaacccatttTTGGctcaccagaggtgatggtcggatttgcgtttatcgtcgaaggaatgagtgttatacgaggcctgtactctggagcaggatcgatttggaggtggagggtccatcatggtctgagacggtgtgtcacagcatcatcggacttaGCTCGCTCtaattgcaggcaatctcaacgctgtgcgttacagggaagacatcctcctccctcatgtggtacccttcctgcaggctcatcctgacatgaccctctagcatgacaattccaccagccatactactcgttatgtgcgtgatttcctgcaagtgtTGGAGCAAACCATTGAAGTAAGCTCAGCATTGCATGTAGATAGGTTTGGCTGCTAGGCTGGAGTAGCAAGGACATGCACATTAAGAGAAGATGATATCCAGGCCATATGACACCCAGACCATACTCTATTTTTATAGGAATACATTAACCAAGACCATACGTGCATTCATGACAGCTGAACGTGCTGTGGTCAGCAGGGTACAGGAAGAAAGATGTAGGCAAGATAACTGATGACTAACACGTAAAACATAGGCATGCAGTACATACATTATTTTTAGAACATGGGAAGAGTTCTGCCATCGTTGTATCCAAAAGCAGATACTAAGGGGGAGTAACTGTATTTACATATGTGATGTACCCCAATACTATGTATGTATAAAAGCAAAGCCAGTGTTAAGAAGCGGCGGCTTTCCCGCGGACCAGCACGGCTTTAATAACTTGTATTGAAGTCTACATTGAATTCAAAAGTTCTTCTGACAGTATTATATTTctatagacagtattatatttcTGTAACAATTATCTACGacacaagacaggaatgtcagtgttctgccatagccagcgaagagcccaggtctcaatcccattgagcacgtctgggacctgttggatcggaggatgagggctagggccattccccctagaaatgtctgggaactttcaggtgccttggtggaagagtggggcaacatctcacagcaagaactggcaaatctggtgcagttcatgaggagatgcactgtagtacttaatgcagctggtggccacaccagaaactgactgttactttgattttaaccccccctttgttcagggacacattattccatttatgttagtcacatgtctgtggaacttgttcagtttatgtctcagttgttgaatcttatgttcatacaaatatttgcacatgttaagtttgctgaaaataaacgcagttgacagtgagaggatgtttctttttttgctgagtttagatattccatttaaaaaatctgctgtttccagatacaatagtaatttacaacattaacaatgtctacactgtatttctgatcaatttgatgtaattttaatgaacaaaaaacgtgattttcttttaaaaaaacaaggccatttctaagtgaccccaaacttttgaatggtagggTAGATGTAGACCttatcgtgaaatgcttacttacaagcccttaaccaacagtgcagttcaagaacatATTTACTAAatcaaatagtaaaaataaagaagtaACACAGTAGAAtaaacataacaataacgaggctatatacaggaggcaaGGGTACTGAAtaaatgtgcgggggtacaggttagtcgaggtaatttgtacatgtaggtaggggaaagtgactatgcaaagatgataaacagcaagtagcagcagtctCAAAACAAAAgcggggtcaatgtaaatagtccgggtggccatttgattaattgttcagaagtcttatagcttggggatagaagctgctcaggagccttttggacctagacttggcgctccagtatgacttgggtgacagagtctttgacaattttttgggccttcctctgacaccgcctggtataaaggtcctggacggcaggaagcttggccccagtgatgtattgggctgtacgcactaccctctgtagcgccttacggtcagataccgagcagttgccatacgaggctgtgatgcaaccagtcaggatgctcttgatggtgcagctgtagaactttttgaggatttggggacccatgccaaaccgTTACAGTCTCCTGAGGagaaaaaggtgttgtcgtgccctcttcacgactgtcttggtgtgtctgGACCATATGTTTGTTGCACTAAGCATTATAATGCAATGAAAGACAGGTGAAACTATCTTACAATGTTTCTAATAAATCTCAATTTAATAACACCCTATCCTGACTCATGTAAACCACATCAGTGATATTTTTAATAGCAAATAATACTCAAAAGTGATTATCCCATCAACTTAAAAGTTGATGTGAGGTGACACCTGCTGGTCAAATTAAGGAGAGAAAACAATGAGCAAAAAGGTCACAAGGGGCCAGTACACTGGATTCAAAATGTCACATGTTGATATGATTCAATTTCAACCTCAGTTACTAGGCTATCCCACGTTACATCACTATGTATAATTCTATCACATCAAGAACTAAAATCCTGCCATGCCTATCCCTATACATGTAGAACCAGTAGTTCCCCAGCAACTGAAAGCACACAAATACAAGGTAAACAACAgattagctggctggctgacacacacacccaaagAGACTATGTACAGGCACACACATGTTTAAGAATACAGCTTCACTAATAAAAGGCCCAAGCAAGAAttatgtttaaaaaaagaaaagcatTCAGCAAGTGATATTGGTGTGATACTGTTGTCCACAAAGAGTGGACATCACCACAGAGAGGTTACACTGTTCCAAAGCGTTAAGGAGAAACTCATGAAAAAAACATTGGGAATAGCAATAGAAGTGACGACTACATAGATGAAAATATCATCATCGTAAAATCAATTCATGTCAATCATTCTATCTTCTGTTCGCCCATCTCCTTATTCAGCTCTTCATAATTAGCGTCTTCCTCCTTGTCGTCTCCCTCGTCTGCCCGTGAGTTAGGGACCCAGAGGCCAGAGTCGATGCATCTCTTCATGTGGACCTTAGCCTCCTGACGGGTGGGAACAATGACATTCAGAGCACCAGTTTGTAACAACTTCAGGAGGTTTTGTGTCACTATTCAGTGTGCCTTTACATTTGTAGAACAATGTATGTTGTCGGTATGCTTGCCCTGAGCACGTGGAAGACAATACAACAAAAGAAACACAGGAATGGATTTGGTTTTGTAACCTACCGTTGGGTCCAGCTTCGTGATGACAGTCTGCAACATGGCAATGTCCTTCTcgtcaaaacatttctgcatctCCTACAAAAAGGACAAAatctattttttaaatttcacctttatttaaccaggtaggttagttgagaacaagttctcatttacaactgcaacctggccaagataaagcaaagcagtgcgacacatacaacaacacagagttacacatggaataaacaaacatagtcaataatacaacaGAAAAAGTATATGTACAGTGAGtgaaaatgaggtaggataagggaggtaaaggcaataaataggccatagaggctaaataattacaatatagcaattaaacactggaatgatagatgtgcagaagatgagtgtgcaagtagagatactggggtgcaaaggagcaaaataaaataaataacagtatggggatgaggtattgggctatttacagatgggctatgtacaggtgcagtgatctgtgagctgctctgacagctggtgcttaaagttaatttttattttttatttagttatttcacctttatttaaccaggtaggcaagttgagaacaagttctcatttacaattgcgacctggccaagataatgcaaagcagttcgacacatacaacgacacagagttacacatggagtaaaacaaacatacagtcaataatacagtataaacaagtctatatacgatgtgagcaaatgaggggagataagggaggtaaaggcaaaaaaaaaaaaaaaagaagatgaggatgaggaggatgataaTGAGgaaatatgagtctccagcttcagtgattttagaagttcgttccagtcattggcagcagagaactggaaggaaaggaggaagtcaaaggaggaattggctttgggggtgaccagtgaaatacacctgctggagcgtgtgctacgggtgggtgctgctatgatgacatgtgagctgagataagacgggctttacctagcaaagacttatagatgacctggagccagtgggtttggcgacgactatgaagggccagccaacgagggcATAGAGGTCACCGTGGTtagtatatggggttttggtgacaaaacggatggcagtgtgatagactgcatgcaatttgctgaagtcaaggatcggtaggatagtccgttttgttttacgagggtatgtctggcagcatgagtgaaggatgctttgttgcgaaataggaagccaattctagatgtaactttggattggagatgtttgatgtgagtctggaaggagagtttacagtctaaccagacacctgggtatttgtagttgtccacatattctaagtcagaaccgtccagagtagtgatgctggaagggcgggcaggtgtgcgcagcgatcggttgatgagcatacatttagttttacttgcatttaagagcagtttggaggccacggaaggagagttgtatagcattgaaactcgtttggaggttagttaacacagtgtccaaagaagggccagaagtatacagaatggtgtcgtctgcgtagaggtggatcagagaatcacaagcagcaagagcaacatcattgatgtatacagagaaaagagtcggcctgaggattgaaccctgtggcacccccatagagactgccagaggtccggtaACAGGCCCTCCgacttgacacactgaactctatctgagaagtagttggtgaaccaggcgaggcagtcatttgagaaaccaagactgttgagtatgccgataagaatgtggtgattgacagagttgaaagccttggccaggtcgatgagtacagctgcacagtattgtctcttatcgatggcggttatgatatcgtttaggacccgagcgtggctgaggtgcacccatgactagctcggaaaccagattgcacagctgAGAAGGTAAGgtaggattcgaaatggtcggtgacctgtttgttaacttggctttcaaagaccttagaaaggcagggtaggatagatataggtctgtagcagtttgggtctagagtgtctccccctttgaagagggggatgactgcggcggctttccaatctttgggttTGTTAACTTGCAAAACCAAAAACAGAGATAGGGATGATGATTATGATGGAAGGACGGTGCTAAATGAAGGAGGAGGTGCAGCAGTAGATGTCCTGTACCTCAGGTAGGGACTCATACACCTCAGCAGGATCTAGTCCTCCGGGCCCCAGgcgtttctgtctctcctcctcttcgtaCTCCTTCATGGCCCTCTCGATGCGAATCTTGGCTCTGCCGCGCACCCTCCCCTTAAAGGACTCCAGCTCATCATTGAAGGCATCCTGATACTGCTGATCTGCAGTCTGAGAGAGGGAAATATAACTGTCTATATGCTTTGCTATTGAGTGCAAGTGGGAAATGTATTACctttacacacaaacaaacctttatcttggcaaagaactGACGGAAGCAACCGCGGGGATCCACCTTAAGGCTCTTAGCCAGCTCCAGGACGAACTGCATCACTATAGTCTGGTGGGCCACCTGCTCCATCAGCGCTTTCTTCTACAGGAGGAAAACATCAACAGGACACTGACATTAACCCTTGTCTATGCTCATCTGTATCAAGAAAAGGAAACTGCATGTGTACTTCGTACTGAGGCATGTTTGGGCAAATAAAGAGGATCTGACGATCACTTACTAACCTACTTCATAACCTTCTCTACACCAGGATTGTGTTCATTATGCACCAAATGTAAGAAGATGGACTGAAACAGGAAGGGTCTACCTGGACTTGTTCAACAAGAAACACTATCGTTTTCTGTTTCAAAACATTTTGCTACCCTGTGCCCTACTGAATATGACCCTGATGAGTGTCCTCTGGAATAATGTATAGTGGATGAAATCCCTCATGGGTTATTAGAGGTGAGGTTTGTTGTATTACGGTTCTGcactcacctcctccacctccaggtcAATGCACATGATGACTAGGTAGTTGGCCGTCTCCTCACACACCAGGTGAGGGTTGTCTGATAGGTACTTCTGGCTGTCGTCCCAGCGTTTCATCATACCTGACACCAGAGACAGATACCATGGCCAtgacaactacccacaaagaaTGGGGACAACAAAGAATGGGATAATGACGCTCACCAAAGTGTTTGATCTCTTTCTCATACTTCTCCACAAAGGTCTTGTGTTTCTGCTCTTTCTGCTCCTCGGTGTCCTCCTTCACATCTGGCTTAACGTTCATAACACTctaggagagacagaaggagagagagagagagcgagagagagagagagagagagagagagagagagagagagagagagagaaagagagagagagagagagagagaaagagagagatcggAGTGGGGCAAGACAAGTGGCATCAGCAAATAACCATCACCATCAGCCAGGGTGCATCAGTGGTTCCACACACTAAACCCACCTTGCTGAAGCCCTCCTTGCAGAGTGTGTCTACGCTCCATGGCATCTTCTTCTCTTCCCGCCGGTGGTCCTCCAGTTTCTTCTCCCAGTCCCGCTCCTCCTTCTTCAGCCTCTTCTCCTCAGCCTGTGCCTTGCTCAGCTCGGCTTTGGCATCGTCCGTGACTGAACTGGACAGATTCTTGGTCTTCTTCTGTGCTTCAGTCAACTTGCGCTTAGATTCAGTTAGCCCCTTCTCCAGGTCCTCACCAGCCTTTATGAACTGGTCCATTCGTTCCACACGCGCCTAGGTGATGGTGGGGAGAGGGGTCAGGACAAAGGGATCTCATCGAGGATAACTAGATATACAACACATAACGCCAAATGTTATGTTTATCTTTCCATTGCATTTATCTGCGAAAGCAGGCTGTTTACATAACGTAGCTAGCTACAGCATCTGCAAATCTAGAAAGCTAGCTAATAATGTGATAATTAGCTAACTTACAGAGACCAAGTAGCTATCAAATTCATCACTCTAATCGACATAACGTTACCTCATGTCTCCATTTGAAAAGGCTGGGTGTATCGATGTTTGGATGAGTGTCATCTTCATCATCTGAAACCTCAATGTGGTCCCACACGCTGTAGTCTATCCTACTTGTCAttctagctacctagctagcagGCTACAATTTGCTTGTGGCAAGAGCACGTTAAAAGTGAAAATAATCGATTTTAAATTAGCTAACTTAAAACTTTGTTAGAAATGATATCGGTAGATAATATATTTACTATTGCTAAACAACAATAGTGCACAATGTAGCATTAGCTAGCTAAGGAAGAAACCCTGGAAGTTTCCGTTTAGACGTA contains:
- the LOC115104243 gene encoding hsp90 co-chaperone Cdc37-like, whose translation is MTSRIDYSVWDHIEVSDDEDDTHPNIDTPSLFKWRHEARVERMDQFIKAGEDLEKGLTESKRKLTEAQKKTKNLSSSVTDDAKAELSKAQAEEKRLKKEERDWEKKLEDHRREEKKMPWSVDTLCKEGFSKSVMNVKPDVKEDTEEQKEQKHKTFVEKYEKEIKHFGMMKRWDDSQKYLSDNPHLVCEETANYLVIMCIDLEVEEKKALMEQVAHQTIVMQFVLELAKSLKVDPRGCFRQFFAKIKTADQQYQDAFNDELESFKGRVRGRAKIRIERAMKEYEEEERQKRLGPGGLDPAEVYESLPEEMQKCFDEKDIAMLQTVITKLDPTEAKVHMKRCIDSGLWVPNSRADEGDDKEEDANYEELNKEMGEQKIE